A stretch of Schaalia odontolytica DNA encodes these proteins:
- a CDS encoding Rossmann-like and DUF2520 domain-containing protein — protein MSTPGRLGIGIIGMGHVGPVIGSALRAVGHQIVAVSASSDASRERADAMLPGVPIATPEEVVRRSEVVIVAVPDDQIGPLVSGLADLGAWQSGHIVIHLSGASGVGLLGAAAGAGAIPLAIHPAMTFTGTSVDVARLVGTPFAVTAAAPFLPIAQALVVEMGGEPVVVAEEDRPLYHAGLAHGANFIAGITVQTTRILAEAGIENPALYVRPLLEAALDRALTEGVVGISGPAARGDVGTIAAHARSLGAREGLSGERDTYADMTRALTRLLRDARLLDERAATSVEAALLDPGA, from the coding sequence ATGAGTACCCCCGGACGCCTCGGAATCGGCATCATCGGCATGGGCCACGTCGGGCCCGTCATCGGCTCTGCGCTGCGCGCGGTCGGGCACCAGATCGTCGCCGTCTCCGCGTCGTCGGATGCCTCGCGCGAGCGTGCCGACGCGATGCTCCCCGGCGTGCCGATCGCCACGCCCGAGGAGGTCGTGCGACGCTCCGAGGTGGTCATCGTGGCCGTCCCTGACGACCAGATCGGCCCCCTCGTGAGCGGGTTGGCCGACTTGGGGGCCTGGCAGAGCGGGCACATCGTCATTCACCTGTCGGGTGCCTCCGGCGTGGGGCTGCTCGGCGCCGCTGCGGGCGCGGGAGCGATCCCGCTCGCCATCCACCCGGCGATGACCTTCACCGGCACCAGCGTTGATGTGGCGCGCCTCGTGGGCACGCCCTTTGCGGTGACGGCTGCGGCACCCTTCCTGCCGATCGCCCAGGCCCTCGTCGTCGAAATGGGCGGCGAACCCGTCGTCGTCGCCGAGGAGGATCGCCCCCTCTACCACGCGGGCCTCGCCCACGGCGCCAACTTCATCGCGGGCATCACCGTGCAGACGACGCGGATTCTCGCCGAGGCCGGCATTGAGAACCCCGCTCTGTACGTGCGCCCCCTCCTCGAGGCCGCCCTCGACCGGGCCCTCACTGAGGGGGTTGTGGGCATCTCCGGGCCCGCCGCCCGCGGGGACGTGGGAACGATCGCCGCGCACGCACGCAGCCTCGGGGCTAGGGAAGGTCTCTCGGGGGAACGCGACACCTACGCGGACATGACCCGCGCCCTGACCCGCCTGCTGCGCGACGCGCGTCTCCTC